The proteins below are encoded in one region of Flammeovirga kamogawensis:
- a CDS encoding COG1470 family protein, producing MKQLLYTAFIGLLVTIAGCQKNDPINTVGSEYMDSLSYASNIFYPLETMDSDAPQYDNKFGVHFHLDNFYSDDPADSTLYENASIDKETGVISIIDASRLDLDKAYYADVAAFTVSGKRLFSKVWTMGVTNVEGELFYSYPAPSYERNFEGEVAHLDSTGFAENVEMGTFQLLEAPRGFEIDEENGHILKTGYVEVGKYPLTVQANTTAGSTIKKDIVMVNIYGAPVLTYQPSFFKIQGNYDITATPTELDFLDGAVFSIKDNSGLSGISIDQNAVITLPENHNNAIGEYTVTVIAVVDNQSFEFEEAIKIEIVEKISPEITFAENKVTLSPWTPYTLTPELFSLPRNTSVALETVLPTGMTFDATSGIISIAEDQEFADATYAITMVATTPEGDVRLENLVQVVIEKVEEIVYQNNFEGTVWDDAIIRQTVLLQGGDPSSVPRLGMNADFNYSRLQLNRDKDADKNFVDYERIAYNSISLDIYNVKEAIVGFKNGINKNLDETQNYLSLNYSNNYDGATPHSATWVKDTNAVICKTECSVNADNPNKNWFNDPSQFSVSETSIPAEFIQGNKLNISWNFHKNQITDEKARTGHSFALADIVIKTYRKYDAIIE from the coding sequence ATGAAACAGTTACTATACACAGCATTTATCGGACTTCTTGTTACCATAGCAGGTTGTCAAAAAAATGACCCTATTAACACAGTAGGTTCAGAATATATGGATTCTTTGAGTTATGCATCTAACATTTTCTATCCTTTAGAAACTATGGATTCTGATGCCCCTCAATATGACAATAAATTTGGAGTACATTTCCATTTAGATAATTTCTATAGTGATGACCCTGCAGATTCTACTTTATACGAAAACGCTTCGATAGATAAAGAAACAGGGGTTATTTCTATAATAGATGCCTCACGTTTAGATTTAGATAAAGCATATTATGCAGATGTTGCTGCATTTACCGTAAGTGGTAAAAGGCTCTTTTCTAAAGTATGGACAATGGGTGTTACTAATGTAGAAGGTGAACTTTTCTATTCTTACCCTGCTCCTAGTTACGAACGTAATTTTGAAGGTGAAGTAGCACACTTAGACAGTACAGGTTTTGCTGAAAATGTAGAAATGGGTACTTTCCAATTACTAGAAGCTCCAAGAGGTTTTGAAATTGATGAAGAAAACGGTCATATCTTAAAAACAGGATATGTAGAAGTAGGTAAATATCCTTTAACTGTACAAGCAAATACTACAGCAGGTAGTACCATTAAAAAAGATATTGTAATGGTAAACATTTACGGTGCTCCTGTATTGACTTACCAACCTAGTTTCTTTAAAATTCAAGGAAATTACGATATTACTGCTACACCAACTGAATTAGATTTCTTAGATGGTGCTGTTTTCAGTATTAAAGATAATAGTGGTTTATCGGGCATATCAATAGATCAAAATGCGGTAATTACACTTCCAGAAAACCATAATAATGCAATTGGTGAATATACAGTTACAGTAATTGCAGTAGTAGATAACCAATCATTCGAATTTGAAGAAGCAATTAAAATAGAAATTGTAGAAAAGATCTCACCGGAGATCACATTTGCAGAGAATAAGGTAACTCTATCTCCTTGGACTCCTTACACTTTAACTCCTGAGTTATTCTCACTTCCAAGAAATACGTCAGTAGCATTAGAAACTGTATTACCTACGGGAATGACTTTTGATGCAACAAGTGGTATAATTTCGATAGCTGAAGATCAAGAGTTTGCGGATGCAACATATGCCATTACTATGGTAGCTACAACTCCAGAAGGAGATGTGCGATTAGAAAATCTTGTACAAGTTGTGATCGAGAAAGTAGAAGAAATTGTTTACCAAAATAACTTTGAAGGTACTGTATGGGACGATGCAATTATTCGCCAAACAGTTCTTCTTCAAGGTGGTGATCCATCTAGTGTGCCAAGACTTGGAATGAATGCAGATTTCAACTATTCTAGACTTCAGTTGAATAGAGATAAAGATGCTGATAAAAACTTTGTAGACTATGAAAGAATTGCATACAATAGTATTTCTTTAGATATCTATAACGTTAAAGAAGCAATTGTTGGATTTAAGAATGGAATCAACAAAAATCTTGATGAAACACAAAATTACTTATCACTTAATTACAGTAATAATTACGATGGTGCTACTCCTCACTCAGCAACATGGGTAAAAGATACTAATGCAGTAATTTGCAAAACAGAATGTTCGGTTAACGCTGATAATCCAAATAAAAATTGGTTTAATGATCCTTCTCAATTTTCTGTTTCGGAAACATCAATTCCTGCAGAATTTATTCAAGGTAATAAATTAAACATCTCTTGGAATTTCCATAAAAACCAAATTACTGATGAAAAAGCTAGAACAGGGCATTCTTTTGCATTAGCTGATATTGTAATCAAAACATATCGTAAATATGACGCAATCATTGAGTAA
- a CDS encoding RagB/SusD family nutrient uptake outer membrane protein, with protein MKNRFIIFLSIVLFSATSCLKEDPPFLSDENLFTTDEGVKVAVNGIYSAIAGFNYYSSDFIQLVDYHSGMFNSGRAQDQTGVAALNTLPNGTFVENVWKASYQTINRSNETIIGVQNFQENPSDVTLNEVGQAYFLRAVIYFNLVRLFGEVPIRTEKLNIETINAPKAALDSVYQLIISDLKMAEENLYEKGVQTIGRPAKQAANMLLAQVYMTMAGNDAGSEYWAMAKEEAMKVYGQYQLVADYTTLWENGSRNNTTEAIFEIQYNQANSGNIIRLHTPSNAFVGQSWGRVLVNPEVIDYHMNQYPNDPRFEATMMYNYIKYNSDGTENGEQKIYPLVSRRSKANSFPFVGKYWIWDPKTPTPYSDANFVIMRYSELLLMLAEITNEIDGPGAAEQYVNEVVTRARNSTGGDGSVPANWSGFSQDEFRMRIMREYQYELLGEGGEWFRNRRRGLDYFKNEVVNIHNERIKLDGNEGVDVHYDDAEKAMLQPIPLSEINTNLMITVDDQNPGY; from the coding sequence ATGAAAAATAGATTCATCATATTCTTATCCATCGTTCTTTTCTCGGCAACAAGCTGTTTAAAAGAAGATCCTCCATTTTTGAGTGATGAGAACTTATTCACTACAGATGAGGGTGTAAAGGTTGCCGTAAATGGTATTTATTCTGCAATTGCTGGTTTTAACTATTATAGTTCTGACTTTATTCAATTAGTGGATTACCATTCTGGAATGTTTAACTCAGGTAGAGCACAAGACCAAACAGGTGTGGCTGCATTAAATACATTGCCTAACGGTACTTTTGTAGAAAATGTATGGAAAGCTTCTTACCAAACAATAAACCGTTCTAATGAAACTATTATTGGGGTACAGAACTTTCAGGAAAACCCTTCTGATGTTACTTTAAACGAAGTTGGACAAGCATACTTTTTAAGAGCAGTAATTTACTTTAACCTAGTACGTCTATTTGGTGAAGTGCCTATTAGAACTGAAAAGCTGAATATAGAAACAATCAATGCTCCTAAAGCTGCACTAGACAGTGTCTACCAATTGATTATTAGCGATCTAAAGATGGCAGAAGAGAACCTTTACGAAAAAGGAGTACAAACAATTGGGCGCCCTGCCAAACAAGCGGCAAATATGTTACTTGCTCAAGTATACATGACAATGGCAGGCAATGACGCTGGTTCTGAGTATTGGGCAATGGCTAAAGAAGAAGCAATGAAAGTGTACGGTCAGTATCAATTGGTTGCTGATTATACTACGCTTTGGGAAAATGGTTCACGTAACAATACTACAGAGGCTATTTTTGAAATTCAATACAACCAAGCAAATAGTGGTAACATTATCAGGTTACATACACCTAGTAATGCTTTTGTTGGACAATCTTGGGGTAGAGTTTTGGTTAATCCAGAAGTGATTGATTACCATATGAATCAATACCCTAACGATCCTCGTTTTGAAGCTACAATGATGTACAATTACATAAAATACAATAGTGATGGTACAGAAAATGGGGAGCAAAAAATCTACCCTTTAGTAAGTAGAAGAAGCAAAGCTAATTCTTTTCCTTTTGTTGGAAAATATTGGATTTGGGATCCTAAAACACCTACTCCATATTCAGATGCCAACTTTGTAATTATGCGTTACTCTGAATTGTTATTAATGCTTGCTGAAATTACAAATGAAATTGATGGCCCTGGTGCAGCAGAACAATATGTAAATGAAGTGGTTACCCGTGCTAGAAACTCTACAGGAGGCGACGGTAGTGTACCTGCAAATTGGTCTGGTTTTTCTCAAGATGAATTTAGAATGAGAATTATGAGAGAGTACCAATACGAATTACTTGGTGAAGGTGGAGAATGGTTTAGAAACAGACGTAGAGGTCTTGATTACTTTAAGAATGAAGTAGTAAATATCCATAACGAACGTATTAAACTAGATGGAAACGAAGGTGTAGATGTACATTATGATGATGCTGAAAAAGCAATGTTACAACCAATTCCGCTTAGTGAGATCAACACTAACCTAATGATCACTGTAGACGATCAAAACCCTGGATATTAA
- a CDS encoding hybrid sensor histidine kinase/response regulator transcription factor: MKLKALHFIVVLQIISISAWAQWNETFQFDNFNVQNGLLSHIVHDIETDHRDFTWVLTPNGIQRFDGTTFKTYNVVTNDKEEIHYYKNNSGIFIDSKKDIWLHNQFGAFKYDSLLDEFKQFKIKNFANKKAVTSILEKNGKYYFFSWQMLVIWNPETDSSKKIFIKKRITSTCDYGSQGILIASPNGLQLIKNDELVDFQLYGNNLRGAGITCLFKSSDNTIWIGTYNKGIYQIKNNAIQHIKNNIDYKISELKIFKNKVVAGTDGYGMLVFDLDGHEADNSSFKLLHGLPINKIDIDQYQRLWISSFGRGLFLHNPYKPYLRKINIDPEPNVHAQSGFTSFTDSKKRLWLGTDKGIVIRDKNGKKKFLKPNHFIKKFKRNESFVINNIQEDRQGNFWVSSYGFGLFYINGNNFAIEKTIKSFTADGSKYSSKFIIQTQLYGSKMWFKLVKGLAFEMDLSNNSFTMLPINSVSNILYNSKSATLYVSNHDGIFAINRKEKKLIIPLKNRSVTSIVPIDERYYLIGTESNGLFRMDTENKTLDKLNIKEGKRLPNHVTQILNTGFKEFIVMGDNSIISFTYDHKSNTPSETQEIVKQIEAHQGASSRYKYSLIIGSYDGFYQFPLNFKEDLKKKHHIFFNELEIDGKKVSPINSETLTNTIEHATEITLNHPDKSFKLEITSTEYDDDNLLYSWKLDGFDNNFNRRSNTKEISYQNLPYGTYDLKIKLYSGRKIKELSSRSLIISVKPPFWKTTWAYLFYLIGAIILLYLVYQWYHDNVQQKHLKARNAMFAEIAHELRTPLTLMQGPLQKLEEDTDLDASATRLMSMVRSNLTRLNKRITQLLDYERVNEINEQLHIKTFDLLDLTKVLIRDFEPLIQKKGITIAITTKEEKLIVTLDFDKVEKIIYNLISNAIKYSKEKDTITITLEKEANSLKFNIQDHGIGIPKGNQKHIFKRFYRAENVMKNHKVGSGIGLVLSYKYTAMMSGKLHFESEENQQTTFFLELPLKVNGILSDTVPSEISHYGEEFSEKDKEKYDYRIAVAEDNAELRAFIKTSLSDSFTIEVYENGKECYEALLEHDFDLVLSDVMMPIMNGYELCDKIKGNIETSHLPIILLTALNASMYKAEGYMHGADHYVIKPFDIRMLKYRIISLIENRKSLSSFYQNKIQKGIVIEKIHAKTDSIDNKFLLDIDELIDTNLMNPNYNVMEICKDIGMSRPVLYRKLKALTKLSPKEYIQHKRLNHAKKLLIESTESISTIAYESGYSDPKYFSTVFKKQFGMSPSEFLKQGEKQST, from the coding sequence ATGAAATTGAAAGCTTTACACTTTATAGTAGTACTACAAATAATTTCTATTTCTGCTTGGGCACAATGGAATGAGACTTTCCAATTTGATAACTTTAATGTCCAAAATGGATTATTGAGTCATATTGTTCATGATATTGAAACTGACCATAGAGATTTTACATGGGTACTTACACCTAACGGTATTCAGCGTTTTGATGGAACTACTTTTAAAACCTATAATGTAGTAACAAACGACAAAGAAGAAATCCATTATTATAAAAATAATTCTGGGATTTTTATTGATAGCAAAAAGGATATCTGGCTACATAATCAATTTGGTGCTTTTAAATACGATAGCCTTTTAGATGAATTCAAACAGTTTAAAATCAAGAACTTTGCAAATAAAAAGGCTGTTACCAGTATTCTAGAAAAAAATGGAAAGTACTATTTCTTTTCATGGCAAATGCTTGTGATATGGAACCCCGAAACTGACTCATCAAAAAAAATATTTATAAAAAAGAGAATTACATCTACTTGTGATTACGGAAGTCAGGGGATTCTAATTGCTAGCCCTAATGGTTTACAGCTAATTAAAAATGATGAACTTGTAGATTTTCAACTTTATGGTAATAACCTAAGAGGAGCAGGTATTACTTGTTTATTTAAAAGTTCTGATAATACAATTTGGATAGGAACATATAATAAGGGAATCTACCAGATTAAAAACAATGCTATACAGCATATAAAAAACAATATTGATTATAAAATTAGTGAGCTAAAGATCTTTAAAAATAAAGTTGTAGCAGGTACTGATGGTTACGGAATGCTTGTTTTTGATCTAGATGGCCATGAAGCGGACAATTCTAGCTTTAAATTACTCCACGGTTTACCTATTAATAAAATTGATATAGACCAGTACCAAAGGTTATGGATTTCCTCTTTTGGAAGAGGGCTATTTTTACACAATCCTTATAAACCTTATCTTAGAAAAATTAATATTGATCCAGAGCCTAACGTACATGCTCAAAGTGGATTTACTTCTTTTACAGATAGTAAGAAAAGACTTTGGTTAGGAACAGATAAAGGAATAGTAATTCGTGATAAAAATGGCAAGAAGAAGTTTCTAAAACCCAATCATTTTATCAAAAAATTTAAGCGAAACGAGAGCTTTGTCATTAATAATATTCAAGAAGATAGACAAGGTAATTTTTGGGTGTCTAGTTATGGATTCGGCTTATTTTATATAAATGGAAACAACTTTGCGATAGAGAAAACAATTAAGTCTTTTACAGCTGATGGAAGTAAATACAGTAGTAAATTTATTATTCAGACTCAGCTTTACGGTAGCAAAATGTGGTTTAAACTGGTAAAAGGCTTAGCCTTTGAAATGGATTTAAGCAATAATTCTTTTACCATGCTACCTATTAATAGTGTATCTAACATACTATACAATAGTAAAAGCGCTACACTTTATGTTTCTAACCACGATGGTATATTTGCTATAAACAGAAAAGAAAAAAAGCTAATTATTCCACTAAAAAACAGATCTGTTACGTCTATTGTTCCTATAGATGAAAGGTACTATTTAATTGGTACAGAATCGAATGGTTTATTTAGAATGGATACGGAAAATAAAACACTTGATAAACTTAATATTAAAGAGGGAAAAAGGTTGCCTAATCATGTTACCCAAATATTAAACACTGGGTTTAAAGAGTTTATTGTGATGGGAGATAACTCAATTATTAGTTTTACCTACGATCATAAATCAAATACTCCATCTGAAACACAAGAAATTGTAAAACAAATTGAGGCACATCAAGGTGCTTCTTCTAGATATAAATACTCTTTAATAATTGGTTCTTATGATGGTTTTTATCAGTTTCCATTAAACTTTAAAGAAGACTTAAAAAAGAAACATCATATTTTCTTTAACGAATTAGAAATTGATGGTAAAAAAGTTTCTCCTATTAATAGCGAGACGCTTACAAATACTATTGAACACGCCACAGAAATTACTTTAAACCATCCTGATAAAAGTTTCAAATTAGAAATTACCTCTACAGAGTACGACGATGATAACCTTTTATATAGTTGGAAATTAGATGGTTTTGACAATAATTTTAATAGAAGAAGTAATACAAAAGAAATTAGTTATCAGAATTTACCTTATGGTACATACGACTTAAAAATTAAGCTTTATTCTGGTAGAAAAATTAAAGAGTTGTCTTCTAGATCATTGATTATTAGTGTAAAACCTCCTTTCTGGAAAACTACTTGGGCGTATTTATTCTACCTTATTGGTGCAATAATTCTACTATATTTGGTATATCAATGGTACCATGATAACGTTCAGCAAAAGCACCTAAAAGCAAGGAATGCAATGTTTGCTGAAATTGCCCATGAACTAAGAACGCCACTTACACTTATGCAAGGGCCTCTTCAAAAATTAGAAGAAGATACAGACCTAGATGCATCTGCCACGCGTTTAATGAGCATGGTTAGAAGTAACTTAACACGTCTAAATAAGAGAATTACTCAACTTTTAGACTATGAAAGAGTTAATGAAATAAATGAACAATTACACATCAAAACATTTGATCTATTAGACCTAACTAAGGTACTGATTAGAGATTTTGAACCACTAATCCAAAAGAAAGGGATTACAATAGCAATTACTACAAAAGAAGAAAAATTAATTGTAACGTTAGATTTTGATAAAGTAGAGAAAATAATTTATAACCTTATCTCTAATGCTATCAAATACTCTAAAGAAAAGGATACGATTACGATTACTTTAGAAAAAGAAGCTAACTCCCTTAAATTCAACATTCAAGACCACGGAATTGGTATTCCTAAAGGAAATCAGAAACACATTTTTAAGCGCTTTTATAGAGCAGAAAATGTAATGAAAAATCATAAAGTTGGTAGTGGAATTGGTCTTGTTTTATCGTATAAATACACGGCTATGATGAGTGGTAAACTTCATTTTGAAAGTGAAGAAAACCAGCAAACAACCTTCTTTTTAGAACTTCCTCTAAAAGTAAATGGTATTTTAAGTGATACTGTACCAAGTGAAATTTCGCATTATGGCGAAGAGTTTTCTGAGAAAGACAAAGAAAAGTACGATTACAGAATTGCAGTGGCAGAAGACAATGCAGAATTAAGAGCATTCATCAAAACTTCGTTATCAGATAGCTTTACTATTGAGGTTTACGAAAACGGTAAAGAGTGCTATGAGGCATTACTCGAACATGATTTTGATCTCGTATTAAGTGATGTAATGATGCCAATTATGAATGGCTACGAACTCTGCGATAAAATCAAAGGAAATATAGAGACTTCCCACCTACCAATTATCTTATTAACTGCTTTAAATGCATCAATGTATAAAGCAGAAGGTTATATGCATGGCGCTGATCATTACGTAATTAAACCTTTCGATATCCGTATGTTAAAATACAGGATTATCAGTTTAATTGAGAACAGAAAATCTTTAAGTAGCTTCTATCAGAATAAAATTCAAAAAGGAATTGTAATAGAAAAAATTCATGCAAAAACGGATTCTATAGACAATAAATTCTTGTTAGATATTGATGAACTTATTGATACTAATTTGATGAACCCGAATTATAACGTGATGGAAATCTGTAAGGATATTGGTATGAGTAGACCTGTGTTATACCGAAAGTTAAAGGCACTTACTAAGTTATCGCCAAAAGAATATATTCAGCACAAACGCCTAAATCACGCTAAAAAATTATTGATAGAATCTACTGAAAGTATCAGTACAATTGCATATGAAAGTGGCTATTCTGACCCCAAATATTTTAGTACTGTATTTAAAAAACAGTTTGGAATGTCACCTAGTGAGTTCCTAAAACAAGGGGAAAAACAAAGTACATAA
- a CDS encoding sulfatase-like hydrolase/transferase — translation MKKLILSIIIFSAAWSLGHAQEKKNVLFIAIDDLKPTIGSFGDDFAITPNIDRLADEGTVFLNNHCQQAVCGPSRASLLTGLRPDVVRVWDLKTKIRSQRPNVVMLPQYFKENGYTTYGVGKIFDPRSVDKQQDEVSWTAYTLPNQLKYPEGYREPSLSYYQDPANRARIKELRKEAIEKGIKKNKINKWIQTQFKPAYEKADVPDEAYIDGAITEQGIQYIKDLENSDKPFFLAVGYKRPHLPFAAPSKYWEMYQEKEVPLAQFQQKVVGGYDKAYHNSSELKGYKTEGIDISEQDGLAVVSEDGQRKLIHGYYAATSYVDALVGRLLTQLKESNLDKNTIIILWGDHGWHLGDHRLWNKHSNFEQATRSPMVIVDPSQKTVRRVESVTEFVDIYPTLTDLAGIATPTSLSGTSLRPLLDGSEKVIKKYAVTQIARGQINGYSLKSENLRYTVWYNNAPRKKASLSDSKRMAEELYDYTEDPLETRNLANDKAYKQQLEMMRALFLDFFTNDRNYKEFSIGKAESNSDNWLEEANARIEKNRKGEVLLTVLDKKGKPFEGEVKIQQTSHQFRFGGIINSSLFAGEKAQIYKDAFVPMFEHTGFENAFKIKHKRLFDKYGKDITTWLTKEDISLRGHALVWEKKKNMTKDLQKELTVKDTTKVIAGLEAYTKYGLQDYDAIEWDVLNEPRECHDVQDITTQNSWAHWFFYADKVRKDPSVKFYLNENKVISSPYKTAERNIKFHKNVIDGILAEGAPLEALGFQSRMKQHIHPADLYDRLNTFAAYGLPMLGTEFEIVDSGYQKFTEQDRKDITKEVMTIYYSHPQVEGLYVWTPFGKDRKAFFDLDGNPRAEAKVWKAQLDEWTTSLSTKSDSKGNVKFRGHKGTYTAEITQKGKTYIQYFEVLEASNDIKLKLTELIN, via the coding sequence ATGAAAAAATTAATTTTAAGCATAATCATATTCTCAGCAGCATGGTCGTTAGGCCATGCTCAAGAGAAGAAAAATGTACTTTTTATTGCAATAGATGATCTTAAACCTACTATTGGTAGCTTTGGTGATGACTTTGCAATTACACCTAACATAGACCGTTTGGCTGACGAAGGAACTGTGTTCTTAAATAATCATTGCCAGCAGGCTGTTTGTGGCCCATCAAGAGCAAGTTTATTAACGGGTTTACGTCCTGATGTTGTTCGTGTGTGGGATTTAAAAACAAAAATCAGAAGTCAGCGTCCAAACGTAGTGATGCTTCCTCAATATTTTAAGGAAAACGGTTATACAACGTATGGTGTAGGTAAAATCTTTGATCCTAGATCAGTAGATAAACAACAAGATGAAGTAAGTTGGACAGCATATACTTTACCAAATCAACTAAAATATCCTGAAGGATACCGTGAACCATCTTTATCGTATTACCAAGACCCTGCTAATAGAGCTCGTATTAAGGAATTAAGGAAAGAAGCTATTGAGAAGGGAATCAAAAAGAATAAAATCAATAAGTGGATTCAAACACAATTTAAACCTGCCTACGAAAAAGCAGATGTGCCAGATGAAGCGTATATTGATGGTGCTATTACTGAACAAGGTATTCAATACATCAAAGACCTAGAAAATAGTGATAAACCTTTCTTTCTTGCAGTAGGTTATAAACGTCCGCATTTACCATTTGCAGCTCCTTCTAAATATTGGGAGATGTATCAAGAAAAAGAAGTGCCTTTAGCTCAATTTCAACAAAAAGTGGTTGGTGGTTACGATAAAGCTTATCACAATTCTAGTGAGTTGAAAGGCTACAAAACAGAAGGTATTGATATTAGTGAACAAGATGGTTTAGCAGTTGTATCAGAAGATGGACAACGTAAATTAATTCATGGTTATTATGCAGCAACTTCTTATGTAGATGCTTTGGTTGGTCGTTTATTAACTCAACTAAAAGAAAGTAACTTAGATAAGAATACAATTATAATTCTTTGGGGAGACCATGGATGGCATTTAGGTGACCATCGTTTATGGAACAAGCATTCAAATTTTGAACAAGCTACACGCTCACCAATGGTAATTGTAGATCCTTCTCAAAAAACTGTTAGAAGAGTTGAAAGTGTTACAGAATTTGTAGATATCTACCCTACCCTTACAGATTTGGCGGGTATTGCAACACCAACATCACTTTCAGGAACAAGTTTAAGACCTTTGTTGGACGGTTCTGAAAAAGTAATAAAAAAATACGCTGTAACTCAGATTGCTAGAGGACAAATAAATGGTTATTCTTTAAAATCTGAAAACCTTAGATATACGGTATGGTACAACAATGCTCCTCGTAAAAAGGCTTCTCTATCAGATTCTAAAAGGATGGCAGAAGAGCTTTATGATTATACTGAAGACCCTCTTGAAACTCGAAATTTAGCAAATGATAAAGCATACAAACAACAGTTAGAGATGATGCGTGCTTTGTTCCTAGATTTCTTCACAAATGATAGAAATTATAAAGAATTTTCTATAGGAAAAGCTGAATCAAATTCAGATAACTGGTTGGAAGAAGCGAATGCTCGTATCGAGAAAAATAGAAAGGGTGAAGTACTTTTAACTGTACTCGATAAGAAAGGGAAACCTTTTGAAGGAGAAGTGAAAATTCAGCAAACTAGTCATCAATTTCGTTTTGGCGGTATTATTAACTCTAGCTTGTTTGCTGGCGAAAAAGCACAAATTTATAAAGATGCTTTTGTCCCAATGTTTGAGCATACAGGTTTTGAAAATGCTTTTAAAATTAAACATAAAAGACTTTTTGATAAATACGGCAAAGATATTACTACTTGGTTAACAAAAGAGGATATCTCTTTAAGAGGGCATGCACTTGTATGGGAAAAGAAGAAAAACATGACAAAAGACTTGCAAAAAGAACTTACTGTAAAAGATACAACAAAGGTTATTGCAGGTTTAGAAGCTTACACTAAATATGGCTTACAAGATTATGATGCAATTGAATGGGACGTACTTAATGAGCCTAGAGAGTGCCATGATGTACAAGATATTACAACACAAAATTCTTGGGCACACTGGTTTTTCTATGCAGATAAAGTAAGAAAAGACCCTTCGGTTAAATTTTACTTGAATGAAAATAAAGTGATTTCTTCACCATATAAAACAGCAGAGAGAAATATCAAATTTCATAAAAATGTAATTGATGGGATTCTAGCTGAAGGTGCACCATTAGAAGCACTTGGTTTTCAATCTAGAATGAAACAACACATTCACCCTGCCGACTTGTATGATCGTTTAAACACATTTGCTGCATACGGCTTACCAATGTTAGGTACTGAATTTGAAATTGTAGATTCTGGATATCAGAAATTTACAGAACAAGATAGAAAAGACATTACAAAAGAAGTGATGACCATCTATTACAGTCACCCTCAAGTTGAAGGCTTATATGTTTGGACACCTTTTGGTAAAGATCGTAAAGCATTCTTTGATTTAGACGGCAATCCAAGAGCAGAAGCTAAAGTTTGGAAAGCACAACTTGACGAATGGACCACTTCATTATCGACTAAATCAGATAGTAAAGGTAATGTAAAATTTAGAGGCCATAAAGGTACTTATACTGCTGAAATTACTCAAAAAGGAAAAACATACATCCAATATTTTGAGGTACTTGAGGCATCAAATGATATTAAACTAAAGTTGACTGAACTTATCAACTAA